Within Lagopus muta isolate bLagMut1 chromosome 1, bLagMut1 primary, whole genome shotgun sequence, the genomic segment ttttctcctgcctgtATCTAATggttctttaaaataaacagtgaaaaaaagaatggaCTAGGAAAGCATTTAACCGTGATGTCAGATGGTTTACTGTATTTCAGTGTTCTGTCTTTGGCATGTTTGGAAGCTGtacaacttctttttttgagcatggaaaggagaaagggagaacaAATGGGAAATTAAGGAACTAGGCAGTTCataaaaggaggaaagagtCCAGGTGTCTGCAAGGTACTTGTATACGTGGTGTGCTGCCACAGTCTGCTCCCATCAGAGCAGTAGAAAAATCCATTCAGCCTAGCAAATGCTTGGAATTGTATGAATTGTCAAacactgtgttgaaaaacaaaattctcttCTCTTCTAGATAACAAAACGGACAGCAAGATTGGTTGCTGAGTGGCAGTGTGTTGGCTTCTGCCATGGTGTGCTGAATACAGATAACATGAGCATAGTTGGATTAACTATTGACTACGGCCCTTTTGGATTTATGGACAGGTCAGTGGAGCTAATGGGCATTATTCAAAACGTGCTTATGTATTATCTGTGTAATGCAGTCCTGATGTTGTTCACTATTGCTTTAATATCTTAGCTGTCAAGTAGACTTGCAAACCTTCTCTATAGCAAAGTAGGTTAAGTTAGGCTTGGTTGTCATGTAATTCCTCTGTTCAGCTTTTACATAAAGCTATATTCATAACTTCTCTAAATGTTATACTGCTCTTGTAGCTTGTGGAGCTCCTCAGTGACTGGGAGGGCAGGAAAACACCTGACCAGACAGCTTTTGGAAGAGAATCAAAACAAGGAGAACTGTTCCCTTCCAGTTGTGCTTTAGACTCCCACAGAGCTTCACATGATATTGGTGTCCAGATAACAAACAGAATGCTATTTCTTCTCCTGTAGATATGACCCTGAGCACATCTGCAATGGCTCCGATAACACAGGGCGCTATGCTTACAACAAACAGCCAGAGATTTGCAAGTGGAATCTAGGGAAGCTTGCTGAAGCCTTAGTCCCAGAGCTGCCCTTGGAAATAAGTGAGCTCATCCTGGAAGAGGAATATGATACAGAATTTGAAAGACATTATTTgcagaagatgaggaagaaactGGGCCTAATTCAGTTGGAATTAGAAGAAGATAGTAAGCTGGTGTCTGAACTGCTTGAAACCATGCATCTCACAGGTTGGTGAAGAACACAGGTAGACCACGAGTACCTTACAGTTACACCAAGCCATCATTTTCATTCTCACCTTGCAATAAAGCGGCCTGGCGCAACTACACTGTCATCTGAGAGAACAGAAGACTGAGGGAGAACTGAATTTGTGTGAATTGTGTGgcagttgttgcttttttacATGGCACCCCTGTGTTGCATTGCACTCTTGCTGAGGGAGTGCCACACTGCTCTGAGGGCAGGAGGGTTAGGAGGGCACTGTGGGACCTGTTTTTCCTACTGATTTCTTAGTTCCATTACccataaaaatcattttttcaggTGGAGacttcacaaatattttctacttGCTGAGTTCATTCTCAGTAGATACTGATCCTTCAGGACTGGAAGATTTCTTAGAAAACCTTATGAGTCAGTGTGCTTCAGTGGAAGAACTGAGAGTTGCTTTCAGACCTCAGATGGATCCAAGGTAATGCTGCTCTTTCCTTAAATGCCTTGGCCAGTGCTTTTAGTTTCATCTTTACTATAATAAATTCAGCTTGCTGTGTATTACAAAGCTAGTAATATCACAGTTGGAAATCTCACTGCTAAGCAGATGCATCACAATCTACAGCAGTGGAAATTCTTGCATAGTTTGTGACTGTTAAATGCTCAGCAGGGACTTGCAGAGAGTGGCTGTTGGGCTGCACTTATCAGGAtatctgttttcctcctttcttctttctcactttcCCTGCTACTGAGCCAAGGACAGAATGCCAGATAGTGGAGTAATGCACTAATATTTTATAGACATAATAGATTTAAACAACACTTCCTGTGTCTTGTCAGTTTTCTGTCCTAGATACTGTTGGCTAATCACTTCTAGCCACCAGTACTCTGAGCTGAGTGTAGCTGAAATGCACGCTTCAGGCTCTGCAACCTGGTTGGTGCCATTCCTGTTCTGTAGCTCAGCTGCTCTGAATGTGGTGAAATGGCAATTTTTGTTCACCTGCTGATTTATAGAAGTGATTTATAAAAGTAGAGCAGTTTTCCGCTTTTTTGGAGCAGTGGAAAACAGGGGCGTTGTTTGATCCATGAGTTtgtcttgttgttgttgttgtttttaatcctAGCATCTCACAGATGGGATGGGAAGAATCACAAGTGGGTGTATTTTGGGTAGGGcttttcctctccctgtttCACAAACAATCCATGAATGCAACCTGCCAAATTCTTCCTCTTGCTCTGTGTGTCGATATCACAGTTATCAGCTCGTGAGCAGGGAGTTGGGCAGAAGAACTGGTTGGTATCAGCTTGCTCACCTAAGTTTGATGTTTCGCCAAGATTGCTGGAAGTGATCATTGATCATTTTGGAAATGTTACTTATGTCCCATTGCTAGAACTGAAGCGACTAGAAGGAGAAGTAAATAAGTTGGTAGGCACTGCTGCTTTAATTAAGCTCCAGGCTTCAGCTGCTTTAAAATTGAAGGCACTCGTGTTTGTGTTACGTTTAGGCTTGGAGAGGAATGTGGAAGGTCGCTATAAATCACTGTGATGTGGAGTAAAGCTTTGGAGTGGGGGCACAGTAGCACATTATACTGAGTGCATAACTGATCAGATTCCAAGTGCTGTGATATAACTTGGGATAATAGtgtaactgaaataaatgaaagcacatAGCTTATCTCTGCCTACTGAAAGTAGGAAAACACGGTTTTGATATAATTAGTTGTCTGGTGCTGGGGAGAGATGGCTTTTGTTTGTGAATGCGTTCATAGGAAAACAAGTGGAGCGTTTTAATGTTCTGCAACTTGGACTCTTGGCTCTTTAGTTTGCTTGTTTAGTTACGaatccagagaaaaaaaaggtgagcaTCATAGCCAAAATACAATAAAGCTCTTCCACATTACCAGCTAACACAGTCTAATGTAAAAAGATACAGTCCTAATCAACCCATAGGGTTTGCTTTTAGTACTGCTGAGAAGAGTAGGTGTtgaataattgtttttaatgttgttaCAGTATGAATGTTAGAAAGTGCGTTTTAAGAATGTGTAGATTCTCTGTTGTTGTGGTACTGAGGCAGGGTGAAGTTCCTTATGCCATACTCCTCTCAAAGTAGGGTGTTTTGATGAGATTTTGCATCTAAATCCAATTGGTAGTTCTGAAACTCTGCTGTCTACACTTTGTGTATCACAGGAATGCAGATTAAACACACTGTTCCTCCCCCCCTTCGTTACTAAAATATGTGAAGtctgttttatatatatttttatataatatatatatttttatatattttgtattatatatgtatgtgtatatatatatattcataaaacaaattatgtatatgtaatatacatatatatgtttgttttgtgaattATAAACACTGGTATTTAATTTCGGCAGTGGAATCATAGTTTATTGTGAATGTTTTCACCTCTACTTCTTGGTTGCAAAAACAGGCCTTGCAACTTTAATGtctaatgtgttttttttcccactgttccCAGACAGCTGTCAATGATGCTGATGTTGGCTCAGTCTAATCCTCAGCTGTTTGCACTCATTGGAACAAAAGCTAGTATAAATAAAGAATTAGAACGCATTGAACAATTCTCTAAACTGCAGCAGTTGACAGCAGCTGATTTactgagcagaaataaaagacacTGGACAGAATGGCTGGAGAAATACAGGTGAGGTTTATCAGTGTCCATAGCAGTATGTTTGCTCTGCACTTTGAGAATGATGTGTCTGTAGGCTGAGGGCTGGAGGTGAGGTGCAGGCAGCTGAGAGCGTTCACCAGTGTGTAAGAGTTCTGTTAATGGGAGGCTGTCAGTACAAAAATGTCCTGTGGAATGTTAGTTGTTTCTGCTCTGTGGCCCAGGTCAGGACTTGTTTCCTCACCTGGCTGGCTGGGATCTCTTTTAACAGTGGGTCTGAGAGTTCTAGCAGGCATTCCTGCTGGCAGatcaaacagctgcagctgtactgCATCCCTTTCATCAGAATGTGAAACAATTCCACCAAtaaacaagcacagaaatatttaaaagctaaGTTCTGAATGTGAAGGTTTTCACAGAGCAGTGCATGACGGACATCAGCTACAGGTCTTTAGACAAGAACCACATCGGCTTCTAGATCTGGAAGCAAACTCGTTTCTGCACGCTTAATTTCAGAGTCCGTTTACACAAAGAAGTAGAAAACATCAGTGATGGTGATGCATGGAATACTGAACGTGTGAAGGTTATGAATTCCAACAATCCAAAGTACATCTTGAGAAATTATATTGCTCAGAATGCCAtagaagcagctgaaaatggGGATTTCTCAGAGGTAAGATTGCTGCTGAACAGCTGTATGGGTTTGCGTGGATGTgtagtgctgctgctctttcacTCGATGCCAGGTGAGCTTCTTTCTGGCTGTTTTTTAAGTAAAGGGATTGGGAATTTCCTGTTTGGAATGCTTGTCCTGTTTTTGAGTGAGCTGTGGTTTTAATGACTGCTGAACAAAGAGAGGAACTGAAAATCTGAGTCTGAACTGTACCTGATCTGAAGACACTTCACTGTCTTGAAGTTGGGGTTTAACTTCCACCTGGTCTTTGCTGTGCTATATGGTATTATTAAAAATTCCTGGCTTTCATCTGTGGAGTTCAGTATGCAGATTGTTACATTCAGAATAAGGGTCAAGTAATGTATTCTGAGAAATATGTCAAAAGGATTTGGGTACAAGACCTGCATTTTAAGTTATCTGAGCTCGTGTTCCATGCAGATACAAATTACTTTACAGTTTTTGGCTCATTTCTGTAGATATTTTTCATCTATTTGCTATTTGGCTTGCCTGGAGTTTGCGTATTAAGAACAGCATGTTCAATCATCACTTAGTTTGAGGTTCTTTTCTACATCATTCTGTCTTTCTTAACTGTAGTAACCATACTGTGTTTTTTCTGTAGGTGAGAAATGTATTGAAACTCCTGGAAAATCCATTCCAAGAAACAGAAGATTGCACAGAGATAGAGGAGGAAactgcctctgcagcagctgcttgtgcTCAAGCAACAAGAAGCAGGCTACCATATTGCAGTAAACCTCCACTCTGGGCTTCAGAGCTCTGTGTTACATGATCTTCATAACtgccttgttttattttttgctgtaaacTGAAGACTGTGATCCTCCTTCAGCAGTGAAGAATTGAGCAAGGCATTCATCAAAGTGCTATTAAGTTATTGAAACAACCCTACATTTGGATGCATCTACAACAGTCTTCAGCTGTGCTTGATTTAGAGCAGTCTTGGATCCTTGGAACAAGCTGATAACGCTGGGCAGTCTGAACAGAttgttttttggtgtgttttgaGACTGAAAGCCTTTCCTTTGTTCATATCAcattgcagtattttctgttgaGACACACTGACTTTTGAACATCCAAATGGAGTTGTTATGTGAAGACAAAAGTATCAAGTCAGGAATCTGATCTGTTTTTGTCTGATGCCTTAACTAATAGTACTTCTAACATCtatttgctgctttctctgtgcaGGGATTTCTAGTCCTCTTTAATGGAGGAACAGATTCAGCGATGCTTGTTTTAAGCCACAATTCAGTTAATTAGTTCATTTATTGTGAACCTTTAGGTTGATatttaatcttcattttcagGGAGTCTGCAGGCAGGGGTTTGAGGGGGGGAACGAACAAACGCgtgggttttgttcttttttgtgttttattataaataatacataagGAGCAGAATTAAGGGAGGCTGTATATTTGCACGTGGAAACCTTGGTGGTGAAGTAGATTCAGTGTTTACATACAGTATACATGAATGCACATATTTACAAAAGCCATGAGTGCAGTTTGTAAGCCAGTTGTAAGTCAACTCCGGCAAATTCAGTTGCCTAAATGAGCACCAACTGCACAGGTGGTTAggtaaccctaaccctaacccagTACTCAAACACAGGTTCCTTCTGTTGATCTGTGTACTCTTACCACAGTTCTTCTTGAGAGAAGCACGCAGCTGGGATGCCTGCTCACAGTGCTCAGTGAGATGCTCCCATTCCCACTGTGGTCTTGTGCATCTTACTCTGCTTCTGTGGCTGTTGAGAGTTTTTACACTGTAAAGAAAGGAAGGTGCTATTTAAGGAATGCACTATTTGAGCACTGTGTAAAAAAAGAGGAGGATGGGAGCTGACTTGCTTGAAAATGTATTGATAGTATTTCAATGGGTTTCATTTGAGATTTTAGGggaaaatctgtttcttctatTGCCGTGccagcaaaaatgaaagaaggtcCCTAGTTAAAGGTTTGACTGAGCTTTCTGAACTTGCTTCTAAAGGGCTCTGGCTCACATATCCTTGTGCAAGTCTGATGTAGTACAAaggtttctcttttccaaggaGGCCACTGTCTTCCACTGTGAGTTTATGGGCTGTTTAGGAAACACTCTTTGCCCCTGTGCAGGACAGGTATTAGCTCAGGTTGAAATGAGCTCTTCTAGGTCTTCCTCAAATCATGAgaaagctgagctgctgcttgtcCAGTTCTGCTATTAGCACTATCAATTTGTTCTTGCTGCCACAGCAAACAGGAGGTGTTTTGAATGCAGACATGAATTCTGCCTTGCCTTTGACTTAGAGAAGCTGATGCTAAGTAATGTCTGGCAAATGAGAATCTGACAAACACGGCACCTCCTGTGACATCTCAGAGTTCTTACTGAAAAGGGTAAATGTGAAGAAGTGTTTGTCCAATCTGGGGCAGAATGGTGCATTTGGTACCTTGAAGAAGGCAGCAATAATGTGGGGGCTGGAGTGAATGattccttccagcccctacaagTCTGATTCTGTAATACTTAATGGTGCAGCTGGTTGAAGAAATCCATTTCTGTAGGAGTTTGACTGCTGAAGTGTCTGTCATCAGACGTTACCCTTCACTGAACGTGGGGACTTCTGAAACCATCTCATGGAAACTCCTACTGCAAGGCAGTGTTGGGTAAAGACTGTGCTGGGGGGATGGCCAGGGAAATGTGCTGGCAGTTGAAAGACAGCTCAAGCAAACTCATGGCAGATTTGCAGAATCAGTGATCTCTTATGCCAGGAGGAATTAataggaagggggaaaaaaaaaagttgctcaCAGTGATCTTAACTGTGTGCTCATTTTTTCTCAATTTATATTTTGGGAGGCAGAAAGGAGCGCTGTTGTGGTGGAGCTCTGCTTAAGCTGTTGACTTTAACAAAGTGGTCTGTAGTAATGATTTTAAAGCATACCTCAGGGATTATGTGTTTTTAATGGCATTCTGACGTTACTTTATTTTGGGGTCGGAGTAGATCTTATTAATGCATGGAGAATGGTATTTTAGCACTGTATTTGGACACAGGAGATGTTGAATTAACTACTGAATTAATTTCCATATAAAGAAGCACATTGATTTGCTGTTGTAACACCAAAGtcatggagagagagagagggagataCTTTGAAATAGcaaatttattcttaaaaaggGGTGCCAAATGTAAAAGTGAAGAATGAAAATGTGGGGTACATTTCCCACTAATTGCATTCTTAAGTGAGAATCAAGTACAAGAGGACTGGAAGGCTTGAAGTCACAACTGGAGGACATTCATCGTGTGGCTGTTTTGGTGTGTGCCACCTAAAGCTGTGTCTGATAAATACCCCATGCTCACAACTGTGAGTATGCTCCCCATGTTTCTGCCAGGGTTGAGCTGTTGGCGTTGAACCGCTTGGTTTCTCAGTGCATGCAATAATACTGATGCTCTGGATTGGAATAAAAGTGACCAAGCCAAATAGAATCTTGTGATCTTCCAGCACCTTCATTCCAAAAGGCAAATGTTTCAGCTCATTGATAGTAGCTTTGTTCTGTTCCCGGAGCAGTGTGAGAGTGGTGGCTTGTTAAGGACAATTCAGCTAAGTTCTTAGCTAACTTGATCTTTTAGGTCAGCTCTCTAGAGAGAAGGAAATACGGCTTGTAACATTTGAGAGTCTGAATATTTGAATCAAAAATCGCTGCTTGTTTTTTTAGAGCTCATCTGTGCTGTACTTAGGCCTGAGAATAATTATTTCTGACCAGATATTCTGCTTATATAATAAGACTTTTAGGCTCAGAATGAACTTGTGACTTTTCAACACCAACAGTGTTCTTTGGAAACCCTTTGGTTGCACTTTGGTCCTCTGCCTGTACAACCTGACCTGCCATTGCCTGAAAGCAGATGGCACCCAGGGGACCAGGAGCCTCACATTCCAGTGGGCTCCTCTCGTGACTGAGACCTCACCATCACTGCTTCCTGAGCTTGTAGAACTACGATTGCTTGATGTTTGACCGTTGGTGTTCTCTTGgcaatgcttttgtttgtttctcttcagacaAATGCTGCTgtctttaattcttttattaagaaaaaaataaatctgaaatgtaattttaatatCCTGGTCCGTGCCTGTTGTTTCCTGGGAGGCATTTCCTGTTAACAGTGCCGTTCAGCAGCCTTCTGTGCAGAAGCAGTAGTGCTGGGTCAGTGTCAGCTGGCCAGATGGGATCACAGCAATCTCATGGATATTTCTGTAGTGTTTTCTGAGGAGTGAATGGTGacagctgcagcctcctgcctTGCCAGCAATGCCAGCAGTGGGGCAGGTAGGTACCTTTACCTCTGAGTTCCTTGTCAGTAAGACCTACACTGATGCCTCTTTAATCCCaaagttttaagaaggaaagggggggaaagggaggaacTCAGCTGCCTAGTGTCAGCAGATACAGGATTTGATTTTTAAGCCCTGCTCAAAGTAGGCCTTAGAGTCCAAAGGGAAGAAGCATTATAAGATCTCCATCAGGAGTCACTAGGAGACAGACACAGATACCAGACTGCACTTCACCCTTCCAGAGCTGGCTGATACTTGAGGCAGTGGATGTACAAATAGTTAGAGGGCTTCACTGTACTGCCACATCTCGTGTAGGAGCCTTAACTGTGTTGCATTCTTCACATCTAACACCTGTACACCTGTGTTACATCATACAGCATCACTAAGTTGAAAATACCCATTAGTTATTCTATTTTGAAGAGGTGGTTCTTGCTATTTCCTGCCAGCTGGTTCTACATAGGCAATGTTTTCcaaatcaaaatgaattttACTTTCTTACAGGGCCTTGGCAGGACCTGGTTAACTAACTCTCATCCTGGCAGCCCTGTGGTGCAGCTttggctctgcagctcagctgccccaATAAGCCCT encodes:
- the SELENOO gene encoding protein adenylyltransferase SelO, mitochondrial; the protein is MAAALRRRSVPSPRVLRAAMQRPAGSPSRPGSPEGAKGGGWLSALRFDNLALRSLPVDPSEDGAPRAVPGACFARVRPTPLRNPRLVAASPPALALLGLEAGGLEAEREAEAALYFRGNRLLPGSEPAAHCYCGHQFGSFAGQLGDGAAIYLGEVRGPRGARWELQLKGAGITPFSRQADGRKVLRSSIREFLCSEAMFHLGIPTTRAGTCVTSDSEVVRDVFYDGNPKKERCTVVLRIAPTFIRFGSFEIFKPPDEYTGRKGPSVNRNDIRIQMLDYVIGTFYPEIQEAHADNSIQRNAAFFREITKRTARLVAEWQCVGFCHGVLNTDNMSIVGLTIDYGPFGFMDRYDPEHICNGSDNTGRYAYNKQPEICKWNLGKLAEALVPELPLEISELILEEEYDTEFERHYLQKMRKKLGLIQLELEEDSKLVSELLETMHLTGGDFTNIFYLLSSFSVDTDPSGLEDFLENLMSQCASVEELRVAFRPQMDPRQLSMMLMLAQSNPQLFALIGTKASINKELERIEQFSKLQQLTAADLLSRNKRHWTEWLEKYRVRLHKEVENISDGDAWNTERVKVMNSNNPKYILRNYIAQNAIEAAENGDFSEVRNVLKLLENPFQETEDCTEIEEETASAAAACAQATRSRLPYCSKPPLWASELCVTUSS